The genomic window ATTCTAAAGTTACAATATGTGGCTAAGCGATGAGCGCCACACTCTGCAAGTTTATACTAGAAGTctttagggagttttagcttgtaacgtatacttctttacgttaccgttaccggattacgtttaccattttaccggaactcgagttttagtacagttttttagctgcccaaacgtaagcctttacgtacgtacgtaaacctttacgtttgcgcaaaccactaagtggtgatgataacagcatttaaactacatttaatttagataatattgaattacgctgcggcaaaatcataagagatgtttttagcgtgtgcagtatcccggtataagcgaaggtgtgtagcaataccaggttaccgggagaaggtgtcgacatcttgtgacgcttcgcgcaaccacaatcatgcacacgtttgtttttgcttagtgttctcgaggggaaaaaaatgattaaaaaggcaactcattcgtaataatgccgctgcaaggcatttacattgggagtaatgcccgatgtttctacaaacaattttgtgctcgcctggtacaccttggccccgctagatggcgccacctatccagcctgtcagcgtctttaggcttcttacgtttgcggattcggtattctaggtcgctctaggctcggtaatccggctgaaataaggttatCGAGCGCACTTTGCTTATTTGACTCgtgcggctggagtctccgcaaagcggatatcgcgagtagccacgaacgaaggtggatttgcgagatagggccgtaaaacGTAAAGCCtctccggcgagtagtttacgttccgtaaacctttacgttccgtaaaggttcgcgcatgcgcagattcatccggtatccggtaacacggtaacgtaaagaagtatacgctacaagctaaaactccctttTATCTGTAGATTCCGAAGAAGCCACGCGGATGTCTTATCTTAGCTCTATGCAATGTGTTATATTTAGAAAAAGTTGCCCCATAAATAAAAGATCAGCCGCCTCATTTCAACACCACTGGTATTCGCATAATGGGGTGTGAAAGCATAATTTCACATAACGGGTgccgtttgtttctttttcggtTTGTCAGATGCTTCCGCTGCGGTTTTGCGATTTTTTGACGACTCTCTAGACCCCCGAACGGTTACAAATGCGATACGATCCGACAGATCGGGGccgatgcatatatatatatatatatatatatatatatatatatatatatatatatgtgccagAGGATATGCGCTGCGCGTTTCAGGACAGCCGAAAACCGAAATAAAGCACAGCGAACGTGTTCATCACCGGAGATTTGAAACTGGTCGACTGTTTTCTTCAGGTGGACGAAATCGTAGTGATAGTACGCTGAACTCCGCTAACGTATTTTTCTCACAGACCCTGTGGAACTGaggcccacacacacacacgaaatagaAAACGAACGTAGCGAAGGGGCACCAGCTTTGAGGTGCCTCAACGTAGGTGGGGCCGCACGATGTTGGACATCTCCGAAGGGCAACCTCGTTCGTCGGACTCATCGGGACAGTCCGGTCGGCTGTTGCAACGCATACTGAGCGGGATACAAGCGGTGCCCGAGGAGCAGGCAAACTCACTGACGGCGCAATTCTCCAGACGTCCTTCGCCGTCGCTGGTGGCGCAGTCCTTCTCGTCGCTACCGTCCAAGCAGTGGCGCTCATTGTCGCACCTCCAGCGTTTCGGTATGCACAAGCCGTGGGCGCAGCGGAAGAAGCTTCCGCGGCACTGGAACGCGAGCTCGCCGCAGATAATGGTCCTCTCGCACCCCGAGTGTTCGTCGCACGTTGCGGCTTCGTCTAGGCAGGTAGCGCTGTCGTTGTGGAATAAGCAGGGCAGCTGGCCCCGAGGGCAGTACTTGTGGAGGAAGCATAACTTCCAGGTCTCATCCGATCCGTCTCGGCAGTCACGCTTGCCGTCGCACATGTACCGCTTGGGAACGCAACGCCCTCCCGTGAGGCAGCGAAACTCTCCGTCCTCGCAGGTGGGCTTTTCGCAGTCGACTTCGTCGTACCCGTCGATGCATTGCGCTTGGCCGTCGCATAGAAAGGCCTTCGGCAAACACGCGTTCGGGCCCTCGGTTGTTGTTGGACAAGCGAACTGCCCGGGCGGACACGAAGTCGAAATAAACCGGTATACCGCGAACTTGACCGGTTGTTGCCGGCAGTCGAATTTGCCGCCGCACCTCGGTGTCGCGTGACAGGCGCTACTTCCCAAATTAAAGGGGCCGCAGCGAATCTCGTCCTCCTTGCAAGTCGCGCCTTCATAGCACATCTCGTCGGATTCGTCCGATCCGTCCGCGCAGTCCCGAAACCCGTCGCAGCGCCAGGCGACCGGAATGCATCTCCCGTCTCGTTCGCAGCGGAATTCACTCTCTAGACAGGTCCTGTTCGAGTGGCAGTCCGTCTCGTCCGAACCGTCCCTGCAGTCCCAAATGCCGTCACAGAGCCACGTCCTTTGCACCGGGTTTCCGTCTCCGACACACCTGAAAGTCTTCAATGAGCACGAATAGATGGCGGGGTAGCCGAGATGCCTCAGAGTGGTGTACGATGTCGCAGTTGCCAGAACAATGGCAATAATGAACGCGGGAAGCAACGTTGACGGCCCCGACGCAGTCTTGCTGCGCGTAGTAGCCATACTGGACGTCGACTGCTGAGTGGTGACGGGACCAGAACTCTTATATACGAGTCGTTGCTTCTACGCTTCTATCGCTCGGCGATGTGCCACGATGCCCTTGGCGGCTTATTTAGTAGGGACGGCTCGCCGATTGCTACACTTGGTGGCAACGGCAGTTACGTCGCGCGAGGGTGGGCTGAATGCGCCTATTCTTTGATATTTCGTAGTCGAGCGCGTTAGaagaaataccgtatttactcgctaCTTTAGGCCGAGTACGAATATAGTTTAACACCTATTGATTGTGATTAGCGAAATAAAtggcatggttgatccctccgtcaggggaatcggtataacacgacagtAAACATGTGccttcacaggagtagttgacTGATTATTGTACCTCGATATGTAAGAGCTTGTAGAATGTGTATTGGTATTTGcccctatagcaccgtttggcgtgtatgcactcacgttgatgcctagtgtCACATATCCATCCCGAGGAGGAATATCCATGATCACGATTAAACCTTTTTACAGAGAAGCTGCTTAAGCTTTTTGTTATGCCGTAAGTCGTCGACGGAAAACTATCATCCGcttgaaccagcacgcgctctcttcgtgcaCTTCATcatctgctttgctcccagaacacgtgcaccggttggtccggtgtgggatgcaataagtctgatgggcgagagaatgcttacggaaagaaagaaagaagaagagaagagaagaaaaaccGCATAgaatgaagagagagaaaaacttggCGAAAAAGATTCTTGACGAAGcagtattcgaacccgcgtactcgcGATATCCATTCACACCAGCGGAGCATAGCTAGCCTTCAGTCTGTATACTATAGCAAGGAGTAGGAACGGGAAGTAGAAGTGTGGAGGATTACGAGAGGCtggcgaggaggagagaaaaacGAAGGGAGGACGAGTACATTGAGAGAGAgggcagaaagagatagaaagaaatagaaagcaaatagaaagaaagagaaagcaatagaaagaagcGAAGAATGAAGAtaaaaggcgagagaacgactagagatagagagagagagaaagcatgaaAGAAGACAAAGCGAGAAAGAGCTCGAAAAGGGTAAAGATTtggaaaagacagagagagaagaataGAATACAGaccaaagaagaaagaaaagagtgcaagcatagccgtgtatagtatagcaaggagtaggaaagagaggtgagagggGGAAAACCTAGCCATGTCAGGAGCAGCTAGGTCCCCAGCAGCTCTGTTGTGACCCAGCCTTTCACGACTAagcgcaagctgcgctaattttcgATAGCTGAAGTAATTACATAAACCTTGACACGTCATATGGCGAATCCTACGCAAAGATGACGTCAACAAgtgcataataaacactggtactcgatatgcactcattcaaagcgccGTTATTTGACAAGAGAAACGTCGAGGTATGCGCTCCCCAGTGATAGGGTAACatacgcctgtgctcgtgcatcTACGACGCAGCGCTTCAGAAAaggcgagaggcagagttcgaagTTCGATGcgtgaacgcgggaaggtgtTCTGCTTCCGGCtggtgtctctctctctctatctgcaccaaagcactcactgCGCGACATAAGCCCGTCGACATAATTGCCTTTATGGGGCGCTTATCGCAGCAGTTATATTCACCGGTGCTCTCGCACTAGAAGCACTAGGCGGCGGAGAACAccattggtgcacgtggaagctgcactactctgtcgACGAGGGGTCACGGtaacacgacgcgaaagacaAAGCACATACTGCGTTGTCACCGAACTGAATTACTGCGCGCGGCACATTGCACCgaccgtagagtttcctacaatatttcaCGGAAAGCCACCgttgcgctaaaactaccgtacCGCTCTCTGTCGGCCAGGCCTtaaagccagggggggggggcaggggggcccgACTCCCCTCCATTTCTGAAGGAGGggctctcgcccccccccccctccctccgcagGTCAACTCTATAGCCTTGCGGCACCCATTTAACAACGCTGGAGTTGAGATTTTCCAAagagtgctttgtgcggggaaattataactctccaattttccgaataatgatttaataaTCGCGATTATTCGGTTGATGTGGTGCGAGCAAAACAGGCAACCGTTATCGACGTACTGCTGCATGCACTTCCCCCAAGACACTGCACACGACGGGTCACCAGACTCACCACCGTGTTCGACTAAGCTTATTGACACAGCATACGGTTTCTCGAGCCACGTGAACGTGAAGCTACCTGTTCGTTAATCAGTGAAGCTTCAGCTTGGTGTCTATAGGATACCACTCAAAGAGTAGCATGTAAGCACCTTTATATATGCCAGCAGAATTTTCTGTTCTTCATTAACAGCGCCAGCGTAGCTGGCGCTGTTTGTAAAATGGCGGGCGCGACAGTGGAACACCCTTATACCGGTAATTTGCTAACTTTGATCACGAATTTAGGTCAAGTTTCTTTGGTCTCGAATTTAGGTCGATAGCTAGGTAACATAGCTAGGTAACAGCTAGATAGGTAACATTTCTGAAAAAAATGTCGACCTAtgtttgagtaaatacggtagttgtgTAGGAGTACGCCTTCTTCTCGTACTTTTCTTTTTAAACTACGGACCACGATAGGCATACGATAAACGCTCGCCTCGACCGTGAGCCCTTGAAGTGCTCAGACATGCGATATACGACAAGGAAGTTGTGCGGACCGTGAAGGATATGATTTGAAGCTATCATCAGCCTGGGGGACGTCTACGCCGAGAGACTTCCAGCGTGCAGTTTATGCTCGTCTTAGCTAGGCAATGATGTTTAATAAATTTCGGTGTGCACGTGAAGCGTCAGTCAACCTGACCTAATTTTCACGTTGCTGCTGCCACTAATGAGCTTCTACAAATGTCGAAAAAAAATTATGGAGGTGACCACAATCGTTCACTTAAGTTGTCTGGCAGCGGCACTCGTACATGGGTGTTCGTGGCCTTGGTGTATTCCTTGCGTTAAcattgaagagacgaaaaattatTGAACACGGGATGTTGCTAGAGCAAGAGTTTCGACAAtaggtcttgtcttcttcaaggcggcgTGCACGTGTGTGCTTCGTACCATCACTACAGCATACACATACACGAACTAAGGTATACCTcagtgcgtgtatgtgtgttcaAGGCTTTAACTGCTATAgcagctgcagccttgaagaagaccaagCCGCTTGGGCAAATGTTCACTCCAGCGACACTCCGCGCTCAGgaattttcatctcttcaagcttccgtctaaTCCTGAACTTCTTCCTTATATGGGTTAACTTTGCATCTCGTCACAAGGCAAAAACATGTCTTAGAGGACACGTAGaaataagcgcgtggttgagattggctccgccaggtgccgccaccCCCGGTGTATTCCTTGGATTAACTtagtgtttcgtcgcactgccgaagcggatctcagaggtcaCATCCAAAGATGCGCGTGCTCGAGATCCGCTCCGCCAGATATCCGCAACGATCCGagatgctcacaagaaaaccgcctACTGTCACAATGAACTCATTCGATTATTCTTCActaattattctgacagttaatCGGCCCTGATATTAAGCAAAATTATGACCCAGCGTAACAGGCTGCCGAAGTTTGACCGCCGCAACAAAAATTTCAAAACAAGTACTACTTATTTTTAAGCTTGCGTAAAACTCGCCCAAGAATACATTACAAGAGCCCAAATTGGCAACAATGTCTGTAAGTACCTCAGATGGTCTCGGTGTGTTATGCACCGAAGGCAATTTAGCCGCGTTTACTGATTCTGAAGAAACTACGACACCGGTTGACGTATATCGCCCGGGCCCGTCCTGACCGTACACGCTGTGGGAACTTGGTGGCTATCGTATTCCGCATTTGTTAGTTCTAGGATGCCGGCTTGAATCCCGGCAACGGTGAATATTCGCTTGTTGCAGTTAGTTTATTATACCCAGCCGATTATTCATAGAAATGTAATCAAACAAAACGGGTGGTTGAAGGATCAATGTGTTATAAACGCTTTAACAGAGCGCTTGAAATTCCTATTTCAGGTCTTCTTAACAGCATCAGGTGCTGCTTTCCATCAGTGCTCGCCAGCTTATACCGTTTGTAAGGTACGTCATAAATCATGGTACCTGTAACCGTAACATTCAAAAATGGGCTTTTCTTGTTCAAGCGCAAAACTGATATCTCAAGGAGCTTTTAAAAGAGCACAATGAAATCTTTTGAGTCGTCTGACTAGTTGTTTTAATCAACAGTGCTTCATTGAAACTGAAAAGCTTGACATATTCGTATTTGAATCccaaatgaagaagaaaacgaaatttGAGAATTTAGGCTGCATCACGAAAGAACAGTTTCTAGATTTGCGCGACCGAAATCACCGGACCCCGCTCAACTGGCTATCGCATGTACAGTTCGCTTCATGAGAGCCATCAATGCCGTTGCGGTCACCGTCGCATTGCCCTGATTTCAGTGTGCAATGCCCCATA from Rhipicephalus sanguineus isolate Rsan-2018 unplaced genomic scaffold, BIME_Rsan_1.4 Seq1182, whole genome shotgun sequence includes these protein-coding regions:
- the LOC119376372 gene encoding very low-density lipoprotein receptor is translated as MATTRSKTASGPSTLLPAFIIAIVLATATSYTTLRHLGYPAIYSCSLKTFRCVGDGNPVQRTWLCDGIWDCRDGSDETDCHSNRTCLESEFRCERDGRCIPVAWRCDGFRDCADGSDESDEMCYEGATCKEDEIRCGPFNLGSSACHATPRCGGKFDCRQQPVKFAVYRFISTSCPPGQFACPTTTEGPNACLPKAFLCDGQAQCIDGYDEVDCEKPTCEDGEFRCLTGGRCVPKRYMCDGKRDCRDGSDETWKLCFLHKYCPRGQLPCLFHNDSATCLDEAATCDEHSGCERTIICGELAFQCRGSFFRCAHGLCIPKRWRCDNERHCLDGSDEKDCATSDGEGRLENCAVSEFACSSGTACIPLSMRCNSRPDCPDESDERGCPSEMSNIVRPHLR